From Streptomyces sp. NBC_01754, a single genomic window includes:
- a CDS encoding ribonucleoside-diphosphate reductase subunit alpha — MTIAPADPVSATESAVSATSGEATNDGPGTALLRTLTDLTVDLPDTDPGRVAASALRGRNARSDEAELRSLATEAAAGLISEDPAYSRLAARLLTLTIADEAAGQGATSFSASVAVGHRQGLIGDRTAAFVELHAEALDALVERTLADGADDRFGYFGLRTLHSRYLLRHPHTRQVIETPQHFMLRVAAGLAEDESVRARDEVAALYGLMSRLDYLPSSPTLFNSGTRHPQMSSCYLLDSPKDELDSIYDRYHQVARLSKHAGGIGLSYSRIRARGSLIRGTNGHSNGIVPFLKTLDASVAAVNQGGRRKGAAAVYLETWHADIEEFLELRDNTGEDQRRTHNLNLAHWIPDEFMRRVDADTEWSLFSPADAPELVDLWGDAFDAAYRAAEAKGLARKTMPARELYGRMMRTLAQTGQGWMTFKDASNRTANQTAEPGRVIHSSNLCTEILEVTDDGETAVCNLGSVNLGAFVSGGSMDWERLDATVRTAVTFLDRVVDINFYPTEQAGRSNARWRPVGLGAMGLQDVFFQLRLPFDSPEARALSTRISERIMLAAYEASCDLAERSGPLPAWAETRTARGVLHPDHYDTELNWPERWEALRARVAKSGMRNSLLLAIAPTATIASIAGVYECVEPQVSNLFKRETLSGEFLQVNGYLVEELKKLGVWDARTREALREASGSVQGFGWIPEDVRALYRTAWEIPQRGLIDMAAARTPFLDQSQSLNLFLETPTIGKLSSMYAYAWKRGLKTTYYLRSRPATRIARAASGRTASAALPAQQAQAPDADAVACSLENPESCEACQ; from the coding sequence GTGACCATCGCGCCCGCCGATCCGGTTTCAGCCACCGAATCCGCTGTGTCCGCCACGTCCGGGGAAGCCACGAACGACGGACCCGGGACCGCTCTGCTGCGGACCCTGACCGACCTCACCGTCGATCTGCCCGACACCGACCCCGGACGGGTCGCCGCCTCCGCGTTGCGCGGGCGCAACGCCCGCTCCGACGAGGCCGAGCTGCGCTCGCTGGCCACCGAGGCCGCCGCGGGCCTGATCTCCGAGGACCCCGCGTACTCCCGGCTCGCCGCCCGGCTGCTGACCCTCACGATCGCCGACGAGGCCGCCGGCCAGGGCGCGACGTCCTTCTCCGCCTCGGTCGCCGTGGGGCACCGGCAGGGTCTGATCGGCGACCGCACCGCCGCCTTCGTCGAGCTGCACGCCGAAGCCCTCGACGCGCTCGTCGAGCGGACCCTGGCCGACGGCGCGGACGACCGCTTCGGCTACTTCGGTCTCCGTACGCTGCACAGCCGCTACCTGCTGCGCCACCCGCACACGCGCCAGGTCATCGAGACCCCGCAGCACTTCATGCTCCGTGTCGCGGCCGGTCTCGCCGAGGACGAGTCGGTGCGGGCACGGGACGAGGTCGCCGCGCTGTACGGGCTGATGAGCCGGCTGGACTACCTCCCCTCCTCCCCCACGCTGTTCAACTCCGGCACCCGGCACCCCCAGATGTCCTCCTGCTACCTGCTGGACTCGCCCAAGGACGAGCTGGACTCGATCTACGACCGCTACCACCAGGTGGCGCGGCTCTCCAAGCACGCGGGCGGCATCGGTCTGTCGTACTCCCGCATCCGCGCCCGGGGTTCGCTGATCCGGGGCACCAACGGGCACTCCAACGGCATCGTGCCGTTCCTGAAGACGCTGGACGCCTCGGTCGCCGCGGTCAACCAGGGAGGCCGGCGCAAGGGGGCCGCGGCCGTCTACCTGGAGACCTGGCACGCGGACATCGAGGAGTTCCTGGAGCTCCGCGACAACACGGGCGAGGACCAGCGGCGTACGCACAACCTCAACCTGGCGCACTGGATCCCGGACGAGTTCATGCGCCGGGTCGACGCGGACACCGAGTGGTCGCTGTTCTCCCCCGCCGACGCGCCCGAACTGGTGGACCTGTGGGGCGACGCGTTCGACGCGGCCTACCGGGCGGCCGAGGCCAAGGGCCTGGCCCGCAAGACGATGCCGGCGCGCGAGCTGTACGGCCGGATGATGCGCACCCTCGCGCAGACCGGCCAGGGCTGGATGACGTTCAAGGACGCCTCCAACCGGACCGCGAACCAGACCGCCGAGCCGGGCCGCGTCATCCACTCCTCGAACCTGTGCACCGAGATCCTCGAAGTCACCGACGACGGCGAGACCGCGGTCTGCAACCTGGGCTCGGTCAACCTGGGCGCCTTCGTCTCCGGCGGTTCGATGGACTGGGAGCGGCTGGACGCCACCGTCCGCACCGCGGTGACCTTCCTGGACCGCGTGGTGGACATCAACTTCTACCCGACCGAGCAGGCCGGGCGCTCCAACGCACGCTGGCGCCCGGTGGGTCTGGGCGCGATGGGGCTCCAGGACGTCTTCTTCCAGCTGCGGCTGCCGTTCGACTCCCCCGAGGCCCGCGCGCTGTCCACCCGGATCTCCGAGCGGATCATGCTGGCCGCCTACGAGGCCTCCTGCGACCTCGCCGAGCGGTCGGGCCCCCTGCCCGCCTGGGCCGAGACCCGTACCGCCCGTGGCGTGCTGCACCCCGACCACTACGACACCGAGCTGAACTGGCCGGAGCGCTGGGAGGCCCTGCGGGCCCGCGTCGCGAAGAGCGGGATGCGCAACTCGCTGCTGCTGGCCATCGCCCCGACAGCGACGATCGCCTCGATCGCCGGGGTGTACGAGTGCGTCGAGCCGCAGGTCTCCAACCTCTTCAAGCGTGAGACCCTCAGCGGTGAGTTCCTCCAGGTCAACGGCTACCTCGTCGAGGAGCTGAAGAAGCTCGGCGTGTGGGACGCCCGCACCCGTGAGGCGCTGCGCGAGGCGAGCGGCTCCGTTCAGGGCTTCGGGTGGATCCCCGAGGACGTGCGCGCGCTGTACCGCACCGCCTGGGAGATCCCGCAGCGCGGCCTGATCGACATGGCGGCGGCCCGTACGCCGTTCCTGGACCAGAGCCAGTCGCTGAACCTGTTCCTGGAGACGCCGACGATCGGCAAGCTCTCCTCGATGTACGCGT
- a CDS encoding GNAT family N-acetyltransferase translates to MDLSIGPAHPAQYGALGEMTAEAYLGDGLLDFGAEDPYLEELRAVARRAAEAEVLVATDGEGRLMGGVTYVTAGTPWADVARQGEAEMRMLAVAREVRGRGVGEALVRACVDRARVTEGISGLVLSTQTTMAAAHRIYLRLGFRRTPERDWTPIPAVPLLTFRLDL, encoded by the coding sequence ATGGACCTGTCGATCGGACCCGCGCACCCCGCCCAGTACGGCGCCCTGGGGGAGATGACCGCCGAGGCCTACCTCGGGGACGGGCTGCTGGACTTCGGCGCCGAGGACCCCTATCTGGAAGAGCTCCGCGCCGTCGCCCGCCGGGCCGCCGAGGCCGAGGTCCTCGTCGCGACCGACGGCGAGGGCCGACTGATGGGCGGTGTCACCTACGTCACGGCGGGCACCCCGTGGGCCGACGTGGCCCGCCAGGGCGAGGCCGAGATGCGTATGCTCGCCGTCGCCCGCGAGGTCCGCGGGCGGGGCGTGGGCGAGGCGCTCGTCCGCGCCTGCGTCGACCGGGCCCGCGTGACGGAAGGCATCTCCGGGCTCGTCCTGTCGACGCAGACGACCATGGCGGCCGCTCACCGCATCTACCTCCGGCTGGGCTTCAGGCGGACCCCTGAGCGGGACTGGACGCCCATTCCGGCGGTCCCGCTGCTCACCTTCCGCCTGGATCTCTGA
- the mctP gene encoding monocarboxylate uptake permease MctP — MKDGVNGVALAVFVFFFAAVTVMGFLAARWRRAENEATLDEWGLGGRSFGTWVTWFLLGGDLYTAYTFVAVPAAVYAAGASGFFAVPYTILVYPLVFTFLPRLWSVSHTHGYVTTSDFVRGRFGSKGLSLAVALTGILATMPYIALQLVGIQAVLDVMGVGGGSTTHWFVKDLPLLIAFAVLAAYTYSSGLRAPALIAFVKDGLIYLVIVVAIIYIPIRLGGFDHIFAKAGEAFAEKNEAGLPRGALVPGEAGQWGYATLALGSALALFMYPHSITATLSSRSREVIRRNTTILPLYSLMLGLLALLGFMAIAAGIEVDNGQLAIPQLFENMFPDWFAGVAFAAIGIGALVPAAIMSIAAANLFTRNIYKDFLKPDATPRQETRVSKLVSLLVKVGALVFVLTMDKTVAINFQLLGGIWILQTMPALVGGLFTRWFHRWALIAGWAVGMVYGTVAAYGVAGPTQKHFGGSSKEIPGIGEIGYIGLTAFILNVITVIVLTFVLNALKAPAGIDETSPSDYTADAGVPAVEVEFPPATVGAPGGH; from the coding sequence ATGAAGGACGGCGTGAACGGCGTCGCACTCGCCGTGTTCGTCTTCTTCTTCGCGGCCGTCACGGTCATGGGCTTCCTGGCCGCGCGCTGGCGCAGGGCCGAGAACGAGGCGACCCTGGACGAATGGGGCCTGGGCGGACGGTCGTTCGGCACCTGGGTGACCTGGTTCCTGCTCGGCGGTGACCTCTACACGGCCTACACCTTCGTGGCGGTGCCCGCCGCCGTCTACGCGGCCGGCGCGTCCGGCTTCTTCGCGGTCCCCTACACGATCCTCGTCTATCCGCTCGTCTTCACCTTCCTGCCACGGCTCTGGTCGGTCTCGCACACCCACGGATACGTCACCACCTCGGACTTCGTCCGCGGCCGTTTCGGCTCCAAGGGCCTGTCGCTGGCGGTCGCCCTGACCGGCATCCTCGCGACGATGCCGTACATCGCGCTCCAGCTGGTCGGCATCCAGGCCGTCCTGGACGTCATGGGGGTCGGCGGCGGCTCGACCACGCACTGGTTCGTCAAGGACCTGCCGCTGCTGATCGCCTTCGCCGTCCTCGCGGCGTACACCTACTCCTCCGGGCTGCGTGCCCCGGCGCTCATCGCGTTCGTCAAGGACGGCCTGATCTACCTGGTCATCGTGGTGGCCATCATCTACATCCCGATCAGGCTCGGCGGCTTCGACCACATCTTCGCCAAGGCCGGCGAGGCCTTCGCCGAGAAGAACGAGGCGGGTCTGCCGCGCGGCGCGCTGGTGCCCGGCGAGGCGGGGCAGTGGGGTTACGCCACACTGGCCCTGGGTTCGGCGCTGGCGCTCTTCATGTACCCCCACTCCATCACGGCGACGCTCTCCAGCCGCAGCCGTGAGGTGATCCGGCGCAACACCACGATCCTGCCCCTGTATTCGCTGATGCTGGGCCTGCTGGCGCTGCTCGGGTTCATGGCGATCGCCGCCGGCATCGAGGTGGACAACGGCCAGCTCGCCATCCCGCAGCTCTTCGAGAACATGTTCCCGGACTGGTTCGCCGGCGTGGCCTTCGCCGCGATCGGTATCGGGGCCCTGGTGCCCGCCGCGATCATGTCGATCGCCGCGGCCAACCTCTTCACCCGCAACATCTACAAGGACTTCCTCAAGCCGGACGCGACCCCGCGACAGGAGACGAGGGTCTCCAAACTGGTCTCGCTGCTGGTCAAGGTCGGCGCACTCGTCTTCGTCCTGACCATGGACAAGACGGTCGCGATCAACTTCCAGCTGCTCGGCGGGATCTGGATCCTCCAGACGATGCCGGCCCTGGTGGGGGGCCTGTTCACCCGATGGTTCCACCGGTGGGCCCTGATCGCCGGCTGGGCGGTCGGCATGGTCTACGGCACCGTGGCGGCGTACGGCGTGGCCGGCCCGACCCAGAAGCACTTCGGGGGCTCCTCGAAGGAGATCCCCGGGATCGGCGAGATCGGCTACATCGGCCTCACCGCGTTCATCCTGAACGTGATCACGGTGATCGTGCTGACGTTCGTCCTGAACGCGCTGAAAGCCCCCGCCGGCATCGACGAGACCTCGCCGTCCGACTACACGGCTGACGCGGGCGTCCCCGCCGTCGAGGTGGAGTTCCCGCCGGCCACGGTGGGTGCCCCCGGCGGCCACTGA
- a CDS encoding DUF3311 domain-containing protein, with product MPQDIDEKRPPVTPARVVIALCLIAPFVAMLWVGSYAKADPAFIGIPFFYWYQMLWVLISTALTMTAYKLWQRDQRARKGGASA from the coding sequence ATGCCGCAAGACATCGACGAGAAGCGACCCCCGGTGACACCCGCCAGGGTGGTCATCGCGCTCTGCCTGATCGCGCCGTTCGTGGCGATGCTCTGGGTGGGCTCCTACGCGAAGGCCGACCCGGCCTTCATCGGTATCCCCTTCTTCTACTGGTACCAGATGCTCTGGGTGCTCATCTCGACCGCGCTCACCATGACCGCCTACAAGCTGTGGCAGCGTGACCAGCGTGCCCGCAAGGGGGGTGCGTCGGCATGA